Proteins co-encoded in one Echeneis naucrates chromosome 22, fEcheNa1.1, whole genome shotgun sequence genomic window:
- the arhgap11a gene encoding rho GTPase-activating protein 11A isoform X4 — translation MKVMERNVMRLVAVQQLRTAYGIKTKNWNKNKAASCKSTVSNTTKVFGVSLESLPYYNMECGSVPSFLVDACMKLMAHVDTEGLFRKSGSVIRLKALRAKLDAGEECLSTALPCDVAGLLKQFFRELPEPVLPTELQEAFLKAQQLPTEEDRTSATLLLSCVLPDRNLCVLRHFFDFLHNVSQRSAENKMDSSNLSVILAPNLLHSGDGTEKMNANIEKRLKLQAAVVHCFIKNSHNFGVLPQFLLAKVPAMMGCEAGILSPTHDELEELDLNSGMKRRNRRSFGDMVSGALNKIKTNRTPTHVSQSDSLVFSSATPVIATPTSKRKLPSESGHSFGFSNKKRRSVKKNLGLDLLPSVLFNGVSTPGSAYSASGVLDSSQNALSPAGKSRRQPVTSVRRKSRRLSNRHAVNRVESGRAGCFSPKVGKKEAARKALRLRFSLGKSSKDSSVISHSMVVIKGSESIGWRLATQESTTSFHFTKEFSPSALPGKTEGKSTKHISKSEDNLLTPQCDSSAQRTLWSVQTPEGAPAFSGGSFTDTPMSMCLKSNYVSEPAIVISKSPALVRLPKKLCCASSAESLESEGSINEDQSRTSQKQLIREKTVTESGSDLQAVIQDSFTEVKQTEPSEHIRVPSGDTESSRFPKQQTLLLGEQNITFGQIEFAALSPLHIDSAVFESDTHCSPAAKTDNSSVSDVPFKSLKSSMAADSEGEAEQVNCSMLIDALDIHSPAHFRLGVTSGLQSTPYQPTSCLELGQDVGTKASKIHEKDEFGTKPQNQHPLSPCSQETERYRVADHIQHFNKLTIYSPRGYKARQVRSPLKFQRTPVRQTVRRMNSLMEESRRPTRTAKFPTGSSTPVVKAVSLESGLMGSRKKPPPVPPKKPSTLPRKPKPSALGDMTNKVQPKSAVDSCSHDALGAQRPLVQQVGEKDINHYRGSPRKPFNQTRLMSATKPVDL, via the exons ATGAAAGTCATGGAGAGAAATGTGATGAGATTGGTGGCCGTGCAGCAGCTCCGCACTGCGTACGGGATCAAGACGAAgaactggaacaaaaacaaagcagccagCTGCAAGTCGACAGTCAGCAATACA acAAAGGTTTTTGGAGTGTCCCTGGAGAGCCTGCCTTACTATAATATGGAATGCGGGAGTGTGCCAAG CTTTTTGGTTGACGCGTGTATGAAGCTGATGGCACATGTTGACACAGAGGGCCTGTTCAGAAAATCAGGGTCTGTCATCCGGCTGAAAGCGCTCAGG GCGAAGCTAGATGCAGGTGAGGAGTGCCTGTCCACTGCGCTTCCCTGTGATGTAGCTGGTCTGTTGAAGCAGTTCTTCAGAGAGCTGCCAGAGCCTGTGCtgcccacagagctgcaggaggcCTTCCTCAAGGCCCAGCAGCTCcccacagaggaggacaggactTCTGCTACCCTGCTACTGTCTTGTGTACTCCCAGATAGAAACCTGTGTGTTCTCCGTCACTTTTTCGACTTCCTCCATAACGTGTCTCAGAG GAGTGCCGAGAATAAGATGGATAGCAGTAACTTATCTGTAATATTGGCTCCCAACCTCCTCCATTCTGGAGATGGCACAGAGAAGATGAATGCCAATATAGAGAAGCGCCTCAAGCTTCAGGCAGCTGTCGTACACTGCTTCATCAAGAATTCCCACAATTTTG GCGTGTTACCACAGTTCCTTCTAGCGAAGGTTCCAGCCATGATGGGCTGTGAGGCGGGGATTCTCTCCCCTACTCATGATGAACTTGAGGAGCTGGACCTAAACTCAGggatgaaaaggagaaacagaCGGAGCTTTGGCG ATATGGTCAGTGGTGCTCTGAATAAGATAAAAACTAATAGAACACCCACACATGTCTCCCAGTCAGACAGTCTTG TCTTTTCTTCTGCAACCCCCGTGATTGCGACACCTACATCCAAGCGAAAGCTTCCTTCGGAATCTGGTCATTCTTTTGGATTCTCAAACAAGAAACGTAGATCTGTCAAAAAGAACCTCGGGCTAGATTTACTTCCCAGTGTATTGTTCAACGGAGTCTCCACTCCTGGATCAG CTTATAGTGCCTCAGGGGTCTTGGACTCTTCCCAGAATGCCCTGTCCCCAGCAGGGAAGTCCAGAAGGCAGCCAGTTACCTCTGTAAGGAGGAAGAGTCGACGGCTTAGTAACAGACATGCTGTTAACAG AGTGGAATCCGGACGGGCTGGTTGCTTTTCTCCTAAAGTTGGCAAGAAAGAAGCAGCACGCAAGGCTCTGCGCTTGCGTTTTAGCCTGGGGAAGAGCAGCAAAGA TTCATCTGTCATTTCTCATTCCATGGTGGTGATAAAGGGATCTGAGTCCATTGGCTGGCGACTTGCCACTCAGGAGAGCACGACAAGTTTTCATTTCACCAAAGAGTTCAGTCCATCAGCTCTCCCTGGAAAAACTGAAGGCAAGA gCACCAAGCACATCAGCAAGTCTGAAGACAACCTGCTCACACCCCAGTGTGACTCAAGTGCCCAGCGGACATTGTGGAGTGTGCAGACTCCTGAGGGAGCCCCGGCTTTCAGCGGAGGGTCTTTCACAGACACACCCATGAGCATGTGCCTGAAGAGCAACTATGTGTCTGAGCCAGCTATTGTCATATCCAagtctccagctctggtccGCCTCCCCAAGAAGCTGTGTTGTGCTTCCAGTGCCGAGAGCCTGGAGAGTGAGGGCTCCATCAATGAAGACCAGAGTCGAACCAGCCAGAAACAGCTGATTCGTGAGAAGACCGTCACAGAATCAGGAAGTGACCTCCAGGCTGTCATACAAGACTCCTTTACTGAAGTAAAACAGACAGAACCATCGGAGCACATCAGAGTACCTTCTGGGGACACAGAATCTTCCAGATTTCCAAAACAGCAGACTCTTCTGCTTGGTGAGCAGAACATCACCTTTGGCCAGATTgaatttgctgctttgtctccttTGCATATTGATAGTGCAGTGTTTGAATCTGATACACACTGTAGTCCAGCAGCAAAGACTGACAATAGTTCTGTTAGTGACGTTCCTTTCAAGAGCTTGAAAAGTTCCATGGCAGCAGACAGTGAAGGCGAGGCAGAGCAGGTGAACTGCAGCATGTTAATTGATGCGCTGGACATCCACAGTCCTGCTCACTTCAGACTGGGTGTCACCTCTGGACTGCAGTCCACACCATACCAGCCAACGTCCTGTCTTGAACTCGGGCAGGATGTTGGTACCAAAGCCAGTAAGATACATGAAAAAGATGAGTTTGGTACCAAACCCCAAAACCAACACCCCTTATCCCCATGTAGCCAGGAGACTGAAAGGTACCGAGTGGCAGACCACATTCAACACTTCAACAAGCTCACCATTTATTCTCCCAGAGGCTACAAGGCCAGACAAGTCAGGTCACCTCTCAAGTTCCAGCGCACCCCTGTACGTCAGACTGTCCGAAGAATGAACTCTCTTatggaggagagcaggagacCAACTAGAACTGCAAAATTCCCCACCGGCTCCAGCACGCCTGTGGTGAAGGCCGTCAGCCTAGAGAGTGGCCT CATGGGCTCCAGAAAGAAACCACCTCCAGTGCCACCCAAAAAGCCAAGCACACTACCCCGTAAACCCAAACCCTCTGCTCTGGGTGACATGACTAACAAGGTCCAACCAAAGAGCGCAGTGGACTCTTGTAGCCATGATGCATTAGGAGCTCAGAGGCCTCTTGTGCAGCAGGTTGGAGAGAAGGACATAAACCATTATAGAGGTTCACCCAGGAAGCCTTTCAACCAAACTCGACTTATGTCTGCCACCAAGCCTGTAGATTTGTAG
- the arhgap11a gene encoding rho GTPase-activating protein 11A isoform X1, whose amino-acid sequence MKVMERNVMRLVAVQQLRTAYGIKTKNWNKNKAASCKSTVSNTTKVFGVSLESLPYYNMECGSVPRQVSIHILELYSPFLRPTLTCLCLSSFLVDACMKLMAHVDTEGLFRKSGSVIRLKALRAKLDAGEECLSTALPCDVAGLLKQFFRELPEPVLPTELQEAFLKAQQLPTEEDRTSATLLLSCVLPDRNLCVLRHFFDFLHNVSQRSAENKMDSSNLSVILAPNLLHSGDGTEKMNANIEKRLKLQAAVVHCFIKNSHNFGVLPQFLLAKVPAMMGCEAGILSPTHDELEELDLNSGMKRRNRRSFGDMVSGALNKIKTNRTPTHVSQSDSLVFSSATPVIATPTSKRKLPSESGHSFGFSNKKRRSVKKNLGLDLLPSVLFNGVSTPGSAYSASGVLDSSQNALSPAGKSRRQPVTSVRRKSRRLSNRHAVNRVESGRAGCFSPKVGKKEAARKALRLRFSLGKSSKDSGSESIGWRLATQESTTSFHFTKEFSPSALPGKTEGKSTKHISKSEDNLLTPQCDSSAQRTLWSVQTPEGAPAFSGGSFTDTPMSMCLKSNYVSEPAIVISKSPALVRLPKKLCCASSAESLESEGSINEDQSRTSQKQLIREKTVTESGSDLQAVIQDSFTEVKQTEPSEHIRVPSGDTESSRFPKQQTLLLGEQNITFGQIEFAALSPLHIDSAVFESDTHCSPAAKTDNSSVSDVPFKSLKSSMAADSEGEAEQVNCSMLIDALDIHSPAHFRLGVTSGLQSTPYQPTSCLELGQDVGTKASKIHEKDEFGTKPQNQHPLSPCSQETERYRVADHIQHFNKLTIYSPRGYKARQVRSPLKFQRTPVRQTVRRMNSLMEESRRPTRTAKFPTGSSTPVVKAVSLESGLSPHPHLHPVQGEPQVTRANSMGSRKKPPPVPPKKPSTLPRKPKPSALGDMTNKVQPKSAVDSCSHDALGAQRPLVQQVGEKDINHYRGSPRKPFNQTRLMSATKPVDL is encoded by the exons ATGAAAGTCATGGAGAGAAATGTGATGAGATTGGTGGCCGTGCAGCAGCTCCGCACTGCGTACGGGATCAAGACGAAgaactggaacaaaaacaaagcagccagCTGCAAGTCGACAGTCAGCAATACA acAAAGGTTTTTGGAGTGTCCCTGGAGAGCCTGCCTTACTATAATATGGAATGCGGGAGTGTGCCAAGGCAAGTTTCCATACATATACTTGAACTTTATTCCCCTTTTCTGCGACCTACACTTACATGTCTCTGCCTTTCTAGCTTTTTGGTTGACGCGTGTATGAAGCTGATGGCACATGTTGACACAGAGGGCCTGTTCAGAAAATCAGGGTCTGTCATCCGGCTGAAAGCGCTCAGG GCGAAGCTAGATGCAGGTGAGGAGTGCCTGTCCACTGCGCTTCCCTGTGATGTAGCTGGTCTGTTGAAGCAGTTCTTCAGAGAGCTGCCAGAGCCTGTGCtgcccacagagctgcaggaggcCTTCCTCAAGGCCCAGCAGCTCcccacagaggaggacaggactTCTGCTACCCTGCTACTGTCTTGTGTACTCCCAGATAGAAACCTGTGTGTTCTCCGTCACTTTTTCGACTTCCTCCATAACGTGTCTCAGAG GAGTGCCGAGAATAAGATGGATAGCAGTAACTTATCTGTAATATTGGCTCCCAACCTCCTCCATTCTGGAGATGGCACAGAGAAGATGAATGCCAATATAGAGAAGCGCCTCAAGCTTCAGGCAGCTGTCGTACACTGCTTCATCAAGAATTCCCACAATTTTG GCGTGTTACCACAGTTCCTTCTAGCGAAGGTTCCAGCCATGATGGGCTGTGAGGCGGGGATTCTCTCCCCTACTCATGATGAACTTGAGGAGCTGGACCTAAACTCAGggatgaaaaggagaaacagaCGGAGCTTTGGCG ATATGGTCAGTGGTGCTCTGAATAAGATAAAAACTAATAGAACACCCACACATGTCTCCCAGTCAGACAGTCTTG TCTTTTCTTCTGCAACCCCCGTGATTGCGACACCTACATCCAAGCGAAAGCTTCCTTCGGAATCTGGTCATTCTTTTGGATTCTCAAACAAGAAACGTAGATCTGTCAAAAAGAACCTCGGGCTAGATTTACTTCCCAGTGTATTGTTCAACGGAGTCTCCACTCCTGGATCAG CTTATAGTGCCTCAGGGGTCTTGGACTCTTCCCAGAATGCCCTGTCCCCAGCAGGGAAGTCCAGAAGGCAGCCAGTTACCTCTGTAAGGAGGAAGAGTCGACGGCTTAGTAACAGACATGCTGTTAACAG AGTGGAATCCGGACGGGCTGGTTGCTTTTCTCCTAAAGTTGGCAAGAAAGAAGCAGCACGCAAGGCTCTGCGCTTGCGTTTTAGCCTGGGGAAGAGCAGCAAAGACTCT GGATCTGAGTCCATTGGCTGGCGACTTGCCACTCAGGAGAGCACGACAAGTTTTCATTTCACCAAAGAGTTCAGTCCATCAGCTCTCCCTGGAAAAACTGAAGGCAAGA gCACCAAGCACATCAGCAAGTCTGAAGACAACCTGCTCACACCCCAGTGTGACTCAAGTGCCCAGCGGACATTGTGGAGTGTGCAGACTCCTGAGGGAGCCCCGGCTTTCAGCGGAGGGTCTTTCACAGACACACCCATGAGCATGTGCCTGAAGAGCAACTATGTGTCTGAGCCAGCTATTGTCATATCCAagtctccagctctggtccGCCTCCCCAAGAAGCTGTGTTGTGCTTCCAGTGCCGAGAGCCTGGAGAGTGAGGGCTCCATCAATGAAGACCAGAGTCGAACCAGCCAGAAACAGCTGATTCGTGAGAAGACCGTCACAGAATCAGGAAGTGACCTCCAGGCTGTCATACAAGACTCCTTTACTGAAGTAAAACAGACAGAACCATCGGAGCACATCAGAGTACCTTCTGGGGACACAGAATCTTCCAGATTTCCAAAACAGCAGACTCTTCTGCTTGGTGAGCAGAACATCACCTTTGGCCAGATTgaatttgctgctttgtctccttTGCATATTGATAGTGCAGTGTTTGAATCTGATACACACTGTAGTCCAGCAGCAAAGACTGACAATAGTTCTGTTAGTGACGTTCCTTTCAAGAGCTTGAAAAGTTCCATGGCAGCAGACAGTGAAGGCGAGGCAGAGCAGGTGAACTGCAGCATGTTAATTGATGCGCTGGACATCCACAGTCCTGCTCACTTCAGACTGGGTGTCACCTCTGGACTGCAGTCCACACCATACCAGCCAACGTCCTGTCTTGAACTCGGGCAGGATGTTGGTACCAAAGCCAGTAAGATACATGAAAAAGATGAGTTTGGTACCAAACCCCAAAACCAACACCCCTTATCCCCATGTAGCCAGGAGACTGAAAGGTACCGAGTGGCAGACCACATTCAACACTTCAACAAGCTCACCATTTATTCTCCCAGAGGCTACAAGGCCAGACAAGTCAGGTCACCTCTCAAGTTCCAGCGCACCCCTGTACGTCAGACTGTCCGAAGAATGAACTCTCTTatggaggagagcaggagacCAACTAGAACTGCAAAATTCCCCACCGGCTCCAGCACGCCTGTGGTGAAGGCCGTCAGCCTAGAGAGTGGCCTGTCCCCCCACCCACATCTCCATCCTGTCCAGGGAGAGCCCCAAGTGACACGGGCCAACAGCATGGGCTCCAGAAAGAAACCACCTCCAGTGCCACCCAAAAAGCCAAGCACACTACCCCGTAAACCCAAACCCTCTGCTCTGGGTGACATGACTAACAAGGTCCAACCAAAGAGCGCAGTGGACTCTTGTAGCCATGATGCATTAGGAGCTCAGAGGCCTCTTGTGCAGCAGGTTGGAGAGAAGGACATAAACCATTATAGAGGTTCACCCAGGAAGCCTTTCAACCAAACTCGACTTATGTCTGCCACCAAGCCTGTAGATTTGTAG
- the arhgap11a gene encoding rho GTPase-activating protein 11A isoform X3 yields the protein MKVMERNVMRLVAVQQLRTAYGIKTKNWNKNKAASCKSTVSNTTKVFGVSLESLPYYNMECGSVPRQVSIHILELYSPFLRPTLTCLCLSSFLVDACMKLMAHVDTEGLFRKSGSVIRLKALRAKLDAGEECLSTALPCDVAGLLKQFFRELPEPVLPTELQEAFLKAQQLPTEEDRTSATLLLSCVLPDRNLCVLRHFFDFLHNVSQRSAENKMDSSNLSVILAPNLLHSGDGTEKMNANIEKRLKLQAAVVHCFIKNSHNFGVLPQFLLAKVPAMMGCEAGILSPTHDELEELDLNSGMKRRNRRSFGVFSSATPVIATPTSKRKLPSESGHSFGFSNKKRRSVKKNLGLDLLPSVLFNGVSTPGSAYSASGVLDSSQNALSPAGKSRRQPVTSVRRKSRRLSNRHAVNRVESGRAGCFSPKVGKKEAARKALRLRFSLGKSSKDSGSESIGWRLATQESTTSFHFTKEFSPSALPGKTEGKSTKHISKSEDNLLTPQCDSSAQRTLWSVQTPEGAPAFSGGSFTDTPMSMCLKSNYVSEPAIVISKSPALVRLPKKLCCASSAESLESEGSINEDQSRTSQKQLIREKTVTESGSDLQAVIQDSFTEVKQTEPSEHIRVPSGDTESSRFPKQQTLLLGEQNITFGQIEFAALSPLHIDSAVFESDTHCSPAAKTDNSSVSDVPFKSLKSSMAADSEGEAEQVNCSMLIDALDIHSPAHFRLGVTSGLQSTPYQPTSCLELGQDVGTKASKIHEKDEFGTKPQNQHPLSPCSQETERYRVADHIQHFNKLTIYSPRGYKARQVRSPLKFQRTPVRQTVRRMNSLMEESRRPTRTAKFPTGSSTPVVKAVSLESGLSPHPHLHPVQGEPQVTRANSMGSRKKPPPVPPKKPSTLPRKPKPSALGDMTNKVQPKSAVDSCSHDALGAQRPLVQQVGEKDINHYRGSPRKPFNQTRLMSATKPVDL from the exons ATGAAAGTCATGGAGAGAAATGTGATGAGATTGGTGGCCGTGCAGCAGCTCCGCACTGCGTACGGGATCAAGACGAAgaactggaacaaaaacaaagcagccagCTGCAAGTCGACAGTCAGCAATACA acAAAGGTTTTTGGAGTGTCCCTGGAGAGCCTGCCTTACTATAATATGGAATGCGGGAGTGTGCCAAGGCAAGTTTCCATACATATACTTGAACTTTATTCCCCTTTTCTGCGACCTACACTTACATGTCTCTGCCTTTCTAGCTTTTTGGTTGACGCGTGTATGAAGCTGATGGCACATGTTGACACAGAGGGCCTGTTCAGAAAATCAGGGTCTGTCATCCGGCTGAAAGCGCTCAGG GCGAAGCTAGATGCAGGTGAGGAGTGCCTGTCCACTGCGCTTCCCTGTGATGTAGCTGGTCTGTTGAAGCAGTTCTTCAGAGAGCTGCCAGAGCCTGTGCtgcccacagagctgcaggaggcCTTCCTCAAGGCCCAGCAGCTCcccacagaggaggacaggactTCTGCTACCCTGCTACTGTCTTGTGTACTCCCAGATAGAAACCTGTGTGTTCTCCGTCACTTTTTCGACTTCCTCCATAACGTGTCTCAGAG GAGTGCCGAGAATAAGATGGATAGCAGTAACTTATCTGTAATATTGGCTCCCAACCTCCTCCATTCTGGAGATGGCACAGAGAAGATGAATGCCAATATAGAGAAGCGCCTCAAGCTTCAGGCAGCTGTCGTACACTGCTTCATCAAGAATTCCCACAATTTTG GCGTGTTACCACAGTTCCTTCTAGCGAAGGTTCCAGCCATGATGGGCTGTGAGGCGGGGATTCTCTCCCCTACTCATGATGAACTTGAGGAGCTGGACCTAAACTCAGggatgaaaaggagaaacagaCGGAGCTTTGGCG TCTTTTCTTCTGCAACCCCCGTGATTGCGACACCTACATCCAAGCGAAAGCTTCCTTCGGAATCTGGTCATTCTTTTGGATTCTCAAACAAGAAACGTAGATCTGTCAAAAAGAACCTCGGGCTAGATTTACTTCCCAGTGTATTGTTCAACGGAGTCTCCACTCCTGGATCAG CTTATAGTGCCTCAGGGGTCTTGGACTCTTCCCAGAATGCCCTGTCCCCAGCAGGGAAGTCCAGAAGGCAGCCAGTTACCTCTGTAAGGAGGAAGAGTCGACGGCTTAGTAACAGACATGCTGTTAACAG AGTGGAATCCGGACGGGCTGGTTGCTTTTCTCCTAAAGTTGGCAAGAAAGAAGCAGCACGCAAGGCTCTGCGCTTGCGTTTTAGCCTGGGGAAGAGCAGCAAAGACTCT GGATCTGAGTCCATTGGCTGGCGACTTGCCACTCAGGAGAGCACGACAAGTTTTCATTTCACCAAAGAGTTCAGTCCATCAGCTCTCCCTGGAAAAACTGAAGGCAAGA gCACCAAGCACATCAGCAAGTCTGAAGACAACCTGCTCACACCCCAGTGTGACTCAAGTGCCCAGCGGACATTGTGGAGTGTGCAGACTCCTGAGGGAGCCCCGGCTTTCAGCGGAGGGTCTTTCACAGACACACCCATGAGCATGTGCCTGAAGAGCAACTATGTGTCTGAGCCAGCTATTGTCATATCCAagtctccagctctggtccGCCTCCCCAAGAAGCTGTGTTGTGCTTCCAGTGCCGAGAGCCTGGAGAGTGAGGGCTCCATCAATGAAGACCAGAGTCGAACCAGCCAGAAACAGCTGATTCGTGAGAAGACCGTCACAGAATCAGGAAGTGACCTCCAGGCTGTCATACAAGACTCCTTTACTGAAGTAAAACAGACAGAACCATCGGAGCACATCAGAGTACCTTCTGGGGACACAGAATCTTCCAGATTTCCAAAACAGCAGACTCTTCTGCTTGGTGAGCAGAACATCACCTTTGGCCAGATTgaatttgctgctttgtctccttTGCATATTGATAGTGCAGTGTTTGAATCTGATACACACTGTAGTCCAGCAGCAAAGACTGACAATAGTTCTGTTAGTGACGTTCCTTTCAAGAGCTTGAAAAGTTCCATGGCAGCAGACAGTGAAGGCGAGGCAGAGCAGGTGAACTGCAGCATGTTAATTGATGCGCTGGACATCCACAGTCCTGCTCACTTCAGACTGGGTGTCACCTCTGGACTGCAGTCCACACCATACCAGCCAACGTCCTGTCTTGAACTCGGGCAGGATGTTGGTACCAAAGCCAGTAAGATACATGAAAAAGATGAGTTTGGTACCAAACCCCAAAACCAACACCCCTTATCCCCATGTAGCCAGGAGACTGAAAGGTACCGAGTGGCAGACCACATTCAACACTTCAACAAGCTCACCATTTATTCTCCCAGAGGCTACAAGGCCAGACAAGTCAGGTCACCTCTCAAGTTCCAGCGCACCCCTGTACGTCAGACTGTCCGAAGAATGAACTCTCTTatggaggagagcaggagacCAACTAGAACTGCAAAATTCCCCACCGGCTCCAGCACGCCTGTGGTGAAGGCCGTCAGCCTAGAGAGTGGCCTGTCCCCCCACCCACATCTCCATCCTGTCCAGGGAGAGCCCCAAGTGACACGGGCCAACAGCATGGGCTCCAGAAAGAAACCACCTCCAGTGCCACCCAAAAAGCCAAGCACACTACCCCGTAAACCCAAACCCTCTGCTCTGGGTGACATGACTAACAAGGTCCAACCAAAGAGCGCAGTGGACTCTTGTAGCCATGATGCATTAGGAGCTCAGAGGCCTCTTGTGCAGCAGGTTGGAGAGAAGGACATAAACCATTATAGAGGTTCACCCAGGAAGCCTTTCAACCAAACTCGACTTATGTCTGCCACCAAGCCTGTAGATTTGTAG